The Deinococcus radiopugnans ATCC 19172 nucleotide sequence TCCTGCATGCCACCCTTCAAACCCTGCATCACGAGCTGGGCCTTCCGGTCCGCCGCATCGGGCGGGTCATGAATCTCCTCGGCGGCATCCAGGTCACGCAGAGTGCGATCACGCAAGCCGCACGGCGGCTTGCGGCTGACGGCAGCGCCTTGTCTGCCCACGTCGATGGACTACAGACACAGGTGCAGCAGGCACCGTTCGTGCATCACGACGACACTGGCTGGCGGATCGGCACTCAGAACGCCTGGGTGGGCACCTTCCGCAGCGCGGACACCGTGGTGTTCCGCGCCAACCTGCGGCACACGAACGTGGAAGTCCGGGAAGGTCTGGGGCAGAATTTCACGGGCGTGCTGGTCAGTGACCGCTTCTCCTCGTACAACAGCCGTTTCCTGCGGGACGTCCGGCAACAGAAGTGCCTGGCGCACCTGATCCGCAATGCAGATGAGGTCGCCGCTGGAGAACAGCGGCGACCTGGGCGGGGAGAGCTGTACGGGCAGCGGGTTGCGCAGGTCTTCCGGGATGGCATCCGACTGCATCGGGACGTGACGACGGGTGTATGCACGCGAGAGGAGTACGCGCAGCAGGGTGAGGAACTCACCCTGCGTCTGGACGCCCTGCTGAATCGGGCGCCGCTCCAGTCGAAAGCGAACGAGCGACTTCGACTGGGCATCCTGAAGCAGCGCGTGCTGGATCGGTTGTGGCGGTTCCTGAAGGACCCGGACCTTCCACCGACGAACAACGCAGCGGAACGGAGCTTGCGGACGGTGGTGATGGCGAGGAAGGTCTCGCAGTGCAGCAAGAATGCGGTGGGCGCGCAGACGTACATGCGGATCAAGTCCACCGTGGAGACCGCGCGGTTGCGCGGTCAGGACCCCGTTGCGGTCCTGACCGGCCTGATGCGCTGACCGGGTGCTCGGCCTTTCGGCCGACCGCTAATCGCAGACCCTGACCCTTTCAACGCGAGGGACGAGCACACTGGAGACCATCATGGGGAAGCAACGAAAAGTCTGGAGCACCGATCTCAAAGAGGGCATTGTCCTGAGCGTTCTGCGCGGCGAACTTGTGACCTGAGCCCTGATAACCTGTCCACATGAGAATGGAGCCTCTGGCATCATCGGGGAAGTCCCCCAGGAGGCCCACAATGCGTGGAAAACGATATACCGAAGAACAGATTGCATTTGCTCTTAAACAAGCCGAAACCGGCATCTCTATCGCCGAAGTCTGCCGGAAGATGGGCATCGCGGAGTCGACGTTTTTCAACTGGAAGAAGAAATTCAGTGGCCTGGGGGTCAGCGAGTTACGCCGTCTTAGACAGCTCGAAGAGGAAAACCGCAAGCTGAAGCAGCTGGTGGCCGATCTGAGTCTGGATAAGATCATGCTGCAGGACGTGATTCAAAAAGAGCTCTGAAGCCGGCCCAGCGCCGCGTCCTGGTCGATCACCTGCGGACGAGGTATCGACGCGCCTGCGCCGTTCTGAACGAGTGGAGGACCATCTATCGCTATCAGGGCATCGCCCGCCCAGAGGAACAACCCATCCAGAAAAGGATGACCGAGATTGCCCACACGCGGGTGCGATGCGGATATCGTAGGATCCACGTGCTGATGGCGCGGGAGGGCTGGCGTGTCAGCCACAAGCGATTCTTCAGGCTGTGTCAGCTGGCCGGCTGAACCTGCGAATCCAGCGTCCCAGGCGGCATGTGAGCGCTGCACGACGTGCAGCGCAGCCAGAGATAGGGCAGCAGGGTGAGGTGTGGGCGATGAATTGTGTTTCGGACGCGCTTGAGGGTGGAAAACGGTTTCGAGCACTGACGCTGATCGGCACCTGGACGCGGGAGTGCCTGGCCGTCCATGTGGATTTCAGCATCAAGGGAGAGCGCGTCGTCGAGGTGGTGCAGGAAGTGAGCAGGCACCGTGGGGTGCCTGCCCGGATCCAAGTGGACAACCCGGCCTAGTTGTTGACCGTGAGCCTGAGGACGCCCGGGTTGAGCTGGTCACCGCCGACGCCAGCGCTTCCACCGATAGGTGCGGTGATCTCGGCTTGCTGGGGGGTGGGGAACGATATCCCAGCATCGCCGGTCAGGGTGCCCGTCACGTGAGTGAAGACCCCGTCCATATGGAAGTCGGTGCCCCGCAAGTCGACGTTCGCCTTGATAAAGGTCCGGGGTCCTTCGTACCAGCCCGGCAGGGCGTCGACGGCCGTCCCGAAACCAATGGCGCGGCGGTCGTTGCCGGACACGACGGCGGCGTATGTGAAGTCCTGCTGATCGACGATCAGCGTCGCCGGGTCGATGCGCACCTTGTTCCAGCGCACCTGGGTCAGCATCGGGACGGGCGCGCCAGGAAGTGGGGGGTCACGATACACCGAGACGTTGCTGCCCACGAGGCTGAGGTATTCGGCCGGTGTGGCCGTGTTCATGCCGCGGCACCATAGTCGCGCGGTGTGCGGGGCCGCGGTCCCGACGTACAGCTGGTATCCGCCGTCGGGCAGTTCGTGGTCCGGCCGGCTGGTTCCGCTGGCGCGGAACTTCAGCCGGTAGTCCGCACAACTGGTGGCCTGGCCCACACTGATCCACGAGGGACGCGTGAGCGTGACCGGATCAGGCAGCGGGGGCGTCAAATCCGGCGCGGGCAGGCACGCCCGCAGGTTGTCGCTGCAGGCTTCCAGGCTGTTCCTGGCCTGGGTCAGCCGCCGGCCCGCCTCGGCGGCCTGGGCCGCGAGGTCCGCGGCCGTGTCTTTGAAGAGGTGCGGGTTGTCGCGGGCGAACATGGCGTCGTTGAGCAGGGCCTGGTATTCCAGCCCGTACTCGGCCATCTGGTCGAAGGCCTGACGCGCCCGCGTCACGGCGCCGGTGTCCGGAATGGTCAGCGTGAGCTTGCGGTAGTCCTGAAACACAGCCACCTTCAGGCAGCTGAGCTGCGCGCTGCTGATCAGCTGTCCCGAACATTTCTTCTGGAACAGGGCCGGGAACTCGGTGGCGTTGGCAATCAGCGTTTCCGGATCTTTTGCGAAGCTGTCGGGCAGCACGCCGTCGTAGAACTCCACGACCGAGACGTTGTAGCGGCTCGACAACTCACTGACGGTGCGCTCGACGGACGACGCACCCTTGGCCGTCCCGTACCTGGCCCGAACTTCGGCGAGCACGGCCGTCTTCTCGGATTCGCTCGACGTCTCCACACGGACGACGCCGCGGTAGGTGGCCCCCGTGACGGCAGAGTCCAGGTACCGGTCACCGCACTTGCTGAAGAAGGCCAGATAGTCGTCCCTGTACGCCGCAGCGTTGTCATCGCCGGCCGGATCCTCAGCCGCCGTCATCAGGCGTGGGTTGATCAGGTTGACAGACGGTCCCTGGATGTCGGCGCGGGCGATGATGTACACCGCGGAGCTGTTGGCCTGCTGGTCACGGGTGTACGACGCTTTGGCCGAGGCCGAGAAGGCCCCGAAGCCGATGGACGCCTCGCTGGACACGCCCAGCTTCTGGGCCAGCTCCCGGCTGTTGGAGGCCACGTCGATGCGGTAGTCCGCCGACGCGGGTCCGATGGTGGCGGGCGCGAGATCCGCCCGGATACA carries:
- the tnpC gene encoding IS66 family transposase, coding for MTDKDLFEIIRRQSEQIDQLIAENKALKAEIARLKKRIEELERRERKSAAPFSREKRTADPKPPGRRPGEGTFAHKSPPTPQQITQTVQVATPNTCPRCGFTGPLIFTRQDKAWVTELAPQNAMQVTEYHVPVMECPQCHHAVRGDHPDLNADQVGATAHRLGPVLHATLQTLHHELGLPVRRIGRVMNLLGGIQVTQSAITQAARRLAADGSALSAHVDGLQTQVQQAPFVHHDDTGWRIGTQNAWVGTFRSADTVVFRANLRHTNVEVREGLGQNFTGVLVSDRFSSYNSRFLRDVRQQKCLAHLIRNADEVAAGEQRRPGRGELYGQRVAQVFRDGIRLHRDVTTGVCTREEYAQQGEELTLRLDALLNRAPLQSKANERLRLGILKQRVLDRLWRFLKDPDLPPTNNAAERSLRTVVMARKVSQCSKNAVGAQTYMRIKSTVETARLRGQDPVAVLTGLMR
- a CDS encoding transposase; the protein is MRGKRYTEEQIAFALKQAETGISIAEVCRKMGIAESTFFNWKKKFSGLGVSELRRLRQLEEENRKLKQLVADLSLDKIMLQDVIQKEL
- a CDS encoding IS3 family transposase, translating into MQKRMTEIAHTRVRCGYRRIHVLMAREGWRVSHKRFFRLCQLAG